The window TACCCCTTCTGCTGCCTCACCGCTTCGAGGACCATCAGGAGGGAACGAAGGGGTCCATTCAGCACCACCACAAGGCCGCGCAGAGGGGATTGCATCAAACCGGCAAGTTTCGCCGCAAGCACCTCACGTGAGGGGAGATCGGCGAGTGCCATCACGTCTTGCCCGCCCAACACCGTTCCCTCCGCAAAACCGGCTTTGATTTGGAAGGTCGGTTTCGTCTTCGTAAACGTGGCAAGGAGCTTAGCCGGCCCCGTGGGATCGCCTTTTCCATGAAGAATCGCTGTCGGACCCACGAGATACGGCTTGAGATCCTGAAGCTGTGTCCCCGTGGTGGCCAATCTCGCGAGCGTGTTTTTGACAATCTGAAGAGTCATGCCTTGCTGCCGAAGCTGTTTTCTCAGCTCGGTCAACTCGCTCATCGTAAGGCCCTTAGGGTCCGCCAGCATCGCGACCGTCGCCCCCGCCAGTGCGGTCTTAAGTTCATCAATTACCGCTGCTTTTTCTACCCGATTCACTGTCCCCTCCATGCACGGCGAGCCGGCGACTCAGCTCTTTGCTAACCGCACCAGGGTGTCAAGATCTACCCGTACACCCGGCCCCATTGTCGACGATACAGCGACCCCATTGAGATATCGACCCTTGCTGGTAGCCGGCTTGGCCCGAACCAACGCATCCAACAACGTCATCGCATTCTCATAGAGCTGATTCGCTGTAAAGGAGGCCTTGCCGAAAGGCGCATGCACGATCCCCGCCTTTTCCGTGCGATACTCAATCTTTCCACCCTTGAACTCTCTGACCGCCCTTCCAACATCGAAGGTGACGGTGCCGGTCTTCGGATTGGGCATCAATCCCCGAGGACCGAGCACCTTTCCGAGGCGTCCCACCAAACCCATGACGTTCGGGGTGGCAATTGCCCGATCGAACTCAAGCCACCCCTGCTGGATCTTCTCTACCAGGTCTTCACAGCCCACGTAGTCGGCGCCGGCGTCCCGAGCCTCTTTCTCCTGTTCGCCCTTGGCAAAGACCAGCACTCGAACACTCTTGCCTGTTCCATGGGGTAATACGACCGTACCCCTGACCATCTGATCGGCATGCTTCGGATCAACCCCCAGGCGAACCGCCATTTCCATCGTCTCATCAAACTTCGCGCCGGCATTCGACTTCACCACCTCTATCGCCTTGGCCAGATCGCACGAGCCTACCCGTGTCACCGCTTCAGCGGCCGCCCCATAGCGCTTTCCAACGTTCGACATGTTCTCCACCCCGTCCAAGCAGGGTATTGGGTTTTGGGTCCGGGGTTCAGCAGAACGTTGGCTTTCTTTCTGTTTCGACCCTATACCCTATACCCTATACCCTGTTCTTAAGCCACTTCAATCCCCATGGTCTTCGCCGTTCCCTCGATAATCCTGACAGCCGACTCAAGTGACAGCGCATTCAGGTCCGGCATCTTCGTTCGCGCGATCTCTTCTACCTGTTTCCTGGTCACCTTCCCCACCTTTGTGCGGTTCGGTTCTTTGGAGGCCTTCGCAATTCCCACCGCCTGCTTTAACAGAATGGCTGCCGGCGGAGTCTTGGTGACAAACGTGAAAGATCGATCCACATAGATAGTAATGACAACAGGAATTACCAAGCCTTCTTCCGACGCGGTCTGCGCATTGAAGGCCTTACAGAACTCCATAATATTGACGCCATGCTGTCCGAGCGCAGGACCGACCGGCGGCGCCGGATTGGCCTTGCCGGCCGGCACCTGAAGTTTCACAATCGCAGTGACCTTTTTAGCCATGATAACCTCGAATGCAGTAGCTGTTAGCTATGAGTCGTCAGTCGTGTGTTCAGACCTTTTCAACCTGTAAGAACTCCAGATCCACCGGGGTCGGTCGCCCGAAGATACTGACCATCACCTTCAATCGTCCCTTTTCGGGCTTGACCTCGTCAACGAGACCGGTAAAGTTGGCGAACGGACCGTCGATCACTCGAACACTCTCGCCGCGAAGGAACATGACCCTGTGCTTTGGCCGTTCGGCTCCCTCCTCCACCTGCTGCAGGATCGTTTGCACCTGCTCCTCGGGAACCGGCGTCGGTTGCGTAGCTGGACCAACAAAACCGGT of the Candidatus Methylomirabilis lanthanidiphila genome contains:
- the rplJ gene encoding 50S ribosomal protein L10, producing the protein MNRVEKAAVIDELKTALAGATVAMLADPKGLTMSELTELRKQLRQQGMTLQIVKNTLARLATTGTQLQDLKPYLVGPTAILHGKGDPTGPAKLLATFTKTKPTFQIKAGFAEGTVLGGQDVMALADLPSREVLAAKLAGLMQSPLRGLVVVLNGPLRSLLMVLEAVRQQKG
- a CDS encoding 50S ribosomal protein L1, which gives rise to MSNVGKRYGAAAEAVTRVGSCDLAKAIEVVKSNAGAKFDETMEMAVRLGVDPKHADQMVRGTVVLPHGTGKSVRVLVFAKGEQEKEARDAGADYVGCEDLVEKIQQGWLEFDRAIATPNVMGLVGRLGKVLGPRGLMPNPKTGTVTFDVGRAVREFKGGKIEYRTEKAGIVHAPFGKASFTANQLYENAMTLLDALVRAKPATSKGRYLNGVAVSSTMGPGVRVDLDTLVRLAKS
- a CDS encoding 50S ribosomal protein L11, with amino-acid sequence MAKKVTAIVKLQVPAGKANPAPPVGPALGQHGVNIMEFCKAFNAQTASEEGLVIPVVITIYVDRSFTFVTKTPPAAILLKQAVGIAKASKEPNRTKVGKVTRKQVEEIARTKMPDLNALSLESAVRIIEGTAKTMGIEVA
- a CDS encoding hypothetical protein (transcription termination/antitermination factor NusG) is translated as MTQSWYVIHTYSGFENKVKESIEQRAAALGLSDKISKVMIPTEDVVELKKGKRTVSSRKFFPGYVLIKAEMSEQLWYLVKNTPKVTGFVGPATQPTPVPEEQVQTILQQVEEGAERPKHRVMFLRGESVRVIDGPFANFTGLVDEVKPEKGRLKVMVSIFGRPTPVDLEFLQVEKV